The following proteins are co-located in the Opitutaceae bacterium genome:
- a CDS encoding S24/S26 family peptidase, which translates to MTSVRGGTDAKPATAGLEVALRDAHALAGRHPGSRVVRVSGDSMVPFFSDGAVLVVRPVSGNSIRVGVIAAYVNRFGETVVHRVTRATPDGWQVRGYNNRHADSTTVNGTNLIGAVYAVFDPHSSDPVKDPVQLAQLMALTPLVLAAPAR; encoded by the coding sequence GTGACCTCCGTCCGCGGCGGCACGGATGCGAAGCCCGCGACCGCCGGCCTCGAAGTGGCATTGCGGGATGCCCATGCACTGGCCGGTCGCCATCCCGGCTCAAGGGTCGTGCGCGTTTCAGGCGATTCCATGGTTCCGTTCTTTTCGGATGGAGCCGTGCTTGTCGTTCGTCCCGTATCAGGAAATTCGATACGCGTGGGTGTGATTGCCGCGTATGTCAATCGGTTCGGGGAGACCGTGGTCCACCGGGTGACGAGGGCGACTCCGGACGGCTGGCAGGTCCGCGGCTACAACAATCGTCACGCCGATTCCACGACCGTCAATGGGACAAACCTGATAGGCGCGGTTTATGCCGTTTTTGATCCGCATTCATCGGATCCGGTGAAAGACCCGGTCCAGCTCGCGCAACTGATGGCCTTGACACCGCTGGTGCTGGCCGCACCCGCGCGATAA